A window of Primulina huaijiensis isolate GDHJ02 chromosome 9, ASM1229523v2, whole genome shotgun sequence contains these coding sequences:
- the LOC140984219 gene encoding uncharacterized protein isoform X1 produces the protein MFDFLFGWRKASKCKSLIKKLQCRVKLVTNKKCWIVRQLRQDVAELLKNGHPQTAFERVEQLLKDQSMVEVYDLVGSFSEFIIMNLRYIRKHKDCPNDINEAVSTLIFTSARLGDLPELLALRKLFAERYGLSFVTASLELLPGNLVNNQIKENLVYTKKVTDDVKYKLLDEIASSCVEPGPLFLEYKPSDSLENGETQTNTTRISSNEIQTGKANGKICNIATQTEGKIVNIDYQSDRLREDEKISPNAIQLSVLGENKILGKPSYNGNDSFSSSSSSETSSRLPAEMIYLDDIEEFVSPATKNGRVQDQRLFMFKPFEIPLEGSAEHVNHDVIPFKGQKLLQYENNSVSRSSRMVEEQSRKRTRRRSSVSQENRNVTDAECELYYGISHDASMAQKHESCYHQREDKYKILIDSFDHEGGNRERSCYLTVKSSINVIRCGYDSMGFVWRCNSNSNISKKCCLEHPHYFYFRDRNESLEHISSTPKTKDHPMQSTKEAKTDQHRPDFCKDSIRCKLRGEARNEAHLPCLRAMTMPNARPVEIATDNMFRSNSFPLDTPRSCRHIHPKLPDYDELTAKFMALKRENLQRRASQ, from the exons ATGTTTGATTTTCTCTTCGGATGGAGAAAGGCGTCGAAATG TAAAAGTCTGATAAAAAAGTTGCAATGCCGTGTGAAGCTTGTGACGAACAAGAAGTGCTGGATTGTGAGACAGTTGAGGCAAGATGTGGCTGAGCTGCTCAAGAATGGTCATCCTCAAACTGCCTTTGAAAGG GTTGAGCAGCTTCTCAAGGATCAGAGCATGGTTGAAGTGTATGATCTCGTCGGCAGTTTCAGTGAATTCATAATAATGAATCTTCGATACATCAGAAAACACAA GGACTGTCCAAATGACATCAATGAAGCAGTATCAACTCTAATTTTCACATCAGCAAGACTAGGCGATTTACCGGAGCTCCTAGCGCTTAGGAAGCTGTTTGCAGAACGATATGGTCTCAGTTTTGTTACGGCTTCACTCGAATTACTCCCTGGAAATCTTGTAAACAATCAG ATAAAAGAGAATCTTGTTTACACAAAAAAAGTGACTGATGATGTGAAATACAAATTGCTGGATGAAATAGCTAGCAGTTGTGTTGAACCAGGACCCTTGTTTCTTGAATACAAACCATCCGACTCGCTTGAAAACGGG GAAACCCAAACTAACACTACTCGAATTTCTAGCAATGAGATTCAGACAGGCAAAGCTAATGGAAAAATTTGTAATATCGCGACACAAACGGAAGGAAAGATTGTAAACATTGATTATCAATCTGATAGATTGAGAGAAGATGAGAAAATTTCCCCAAATGCAATCCAGTTATCAGTTCTTGGCGAAAATAAGATACTTGGAAAGCCTTCATATAACGGAAACGACTCATTTTCTTCATCGTCTTCTTCAGAAACCTCATCTAGACTACCTGCGGAAATGATATATCTAGATGACATTGAGGAGTTTGTATCCCCAGCGACCAAGAATGGACGTGTCCAAGATCAGAGGCTATTTATGTTCAAACCATTCGAAATCCCTTTGGAAGGGTCAGCAGAACATGTTAATCATGATGTCATTCCTTTTAAGGGACAAAAGCTTTTGCAGTATGAAAACAATTCAGTATCAAGAAGCTCAAGAATGGTAGAAGAACAGAGCAGAAAAAGAACGAGGCGAAGATCATCGGTTTCTCAAGAAAATAGAAACGTGACAGATGCCGAATGCGAGCTATACTATGGCATCTCTCACGATGCATCAATGGCTCAAAAACACGAATCCTGCTATCATCAAAGAGAAGATAAATACAAGATTTTAATAGATTCATTTGATCATGAAGGAGGAAACAGAGAGAGAAGTTGCTATCTCACAGTCAAGAGCAGCATTAATGTCATAAGGTGTGGCTATGATAGTATGGGATTTGTCTGGAGATGCAATTCCAATTCAAATATCTCCAAGAAATGCTGTTTAGAACATCCCCATTACTTCTATTTTCGAGACAGAAACGAGTCCTTGGAACATATCTCTTCAACACCGAAAACAAAGGATCATCCAATGCAATCTACAAAGGAAGCAAAGACTGATCAGCATAGGCCAGATTTCTGCAAAGATTCTATTAGATGCAAGTTGCGAGGCGAGGCGAGAAACGAGGCTCATTTGCCGTGTTTAAGGGCAATGACTATGCCAAATGCCAGGCCAGTTGAGATTGCTACGGATAACATGTTCAGATCAAACTCATTTCCACTAGATACTCCCCGTTCGTGCCGCCATATCCATCCAAAGCTCCCGGATTATGATGAACTCACCGCGAAGTTCATGGCGCTCAAACGAGAAAACCTTCAACGACGAGCAAGCCAATAA
- the LOC140984219 gene encoding uncharacterized protein isoform X2 has protein sequence MGKSLIKKLQCRVKLVTNKKCWIVRQLRQDVAELLKNGHPQTAFERVEQLLKDQSMVEVYDLVGSFSEFIIMNLRYIRKHKDCPNDINEAVSTLIFTSARLGDLPELLALRKLFAERYGLSFVTASLELLPGNLVNNQIKENLVYTKKVTDDVKYKLLDEIASSCVEPGPLFLEYKPSDSLENGETQTNTTRISSNEIQTGKANGKICNIATQTEGKIVNIDYQSDRLREDEKISPNAIQLSVLGENKILGKPSYNGNDSFSSSSSSETSSRLPAEMIYLDDIEEFVSPATKNGRVQDQRLFMFKPFEIPLEGSAEHVNHDVIPFKGQKLLQYENNSVSRSSRMVEEQSRKRTRRRSSVSQENRNVTDAECELYYGISHDASMAQKHESCYHQREDKYKILIDSFDHEGGNRERSCYLTVKSSINVIRCGYDSMGFVWRCNSNSNISKKCCLEHPHYFYFRDRNESLEHISSTPKTKDHPMQSTKEAKTDQHRPDFCKDSIRCKLRGEARNEAHLPCLRAMTMPNARPVEIATDNMFRSNSFPLDTPRSCRHIHPKLPDYDELTAKFMALKRENLQRRASQ, from the exons ATGGG TAAAAGTCTGATAAAAAAGTTGCAATGCCGTGTGAAGCTTGTGACGAACAAGAAGTGCTGGATTGTGAGACAGTTGAGGCAAGATGTGGCTGAGCTGCTCAAGAATGGTCATCCTCAAACTGCCTTTGAAAGG GTTGAGCAGCTTCTCAAGGATCAGAGCATGGTTGAAGTGTATGATCTCGTCGGCAGTTTCAGTGAATTCATAATAATGAATCTTCGATACATCAGAAAACACAA GGACTGTCCAAATGACATCAATGAAGCAGTATCAACTCTAATTTTCACATCAGCAAGACTAGGCGATTTACCGGAGCTCCTAGCGCTTAGGAAGCTGTTTGCAGAACGATATGGTCTCAGTTTTGTTACGGCTTCACTCGAATTACTCCCTGGAAATCTTGTAAACAATCAG ATAAAAGAGAATCTTGTTTACACAAAAAAAGTGACTGATGATGTGAAATACAAATTGCTGGATGAAATAGCTAGCAGTTGTGTTGAACCAGGACCCTTGTTTCTTGAATACAAACCATCCGACTCGCTTGAAAACGGG GAAACCCAAACTAACACTACTCGAATTTCTAGCAATGAGATTCAGACAGGCAAAGCTAATGGAAAAATTTGTAATATCGCGACACAAACGGAAGGAAAGATTGTAAACATTGATTATCAATCTGATAGATTGAGAGAAGATGAGAAAATTTCCCCAAATGCAATCCAGTTATCAGTTCTTGGCGAAAATAAGATACTTGGAAAGCCTTCATATAACGGAAACGACTCATTTTCTTCATCGTCTTCTTCAGAAACCTCATCTAGACTACCTGCGGAAATGATATATCTAGATGACATTGAGGAGTTTGTATCCCCAGCGACCAAGAATGGACGTGTCCAAGATCAGAGGCTATTTATGTTCAAACCATTCGAAATCCCTTTGGAAGGGTCAGCAGAACATGTTAATCATGATGTCATTCCTTTTAAGGGACAAAAGCTTTTGCAGTATGAAAACAATTCAGTATCAAGAAGCTCAAGAATGGTAGAAGAACAGAGCAGAAAAAGAACGAGGCGAAGATCATCGGTTTCTCAAGAAAATAGAAACGTGACAGATGCCGAATGCGAGCTATACTATGGCATCTCTCACGATGCATCAATGGCTCAAAAACACGAATCCTGCTATCATCAAAGAGAAGATAAATACAAGATTTTAATAGATTCATTTGATCATGAAGGAGGAAACAGAGAGAGAAGTTGCTATCTCACAGTCAAGAGCAGCATTAATGTCATAAGGTGTGGCTATGATAGTATGGGATTTGTCTGGAGATGCAATTCCAATTCAAATATCTCCAAGAAATGCTGTTTAGAACATCCCCATTACTTCTATTTTCGAGACAGAAACGAGTCCTTGGAACATATCTCTTCAACACCGAAAACAAAGGATCATCCAATGCAATCTACAAAGGAAGCAAAGACTGATCAGCATAGGCCAGATTTCTGCAAAGATTCTATTAGATGCAAGTTGCGAGGCGAGGCGAGAAACGAGGCTCATTTGCCGTGTTTAAGGGCAATGACTATGCCAAATGCCAGGCCAGTTGAGATTGCTACGGATAACATGTTCAGATCAAACTCATTTCCACTAGATACTCCCCGTTCGTGCCGCCATATCCATCCAAAGCTCCCGGATTATGATGAACTCACCGCGAAGTTCATGGCGCTCAAACGAGAAAACCTTCAACGACGAGCAAGCCAATAA
- the LOC140984219 gene encoding uncharacterized protein isoform X3 yields the protein MVEVYDLVGSFSEFIIMNLRYIRKHKDCPNDINEAVSTLIFTSARLGDLPELLALRKLFAERYGLSFVTASLELLPGNLVNNQIKENLVYTKKVTDDVKYKLLDEIASSCVEPGPLFLEYKPSDSLENGETQTNTTRISSNEIQTGKANGKICNIATQTEGKIVNIDYQSDRLREDEKISPNAIQLSVLGENKILGKPSYNGNDSFSSSSSSETSSRLPAEMIYLDDIEEFVSPATKNGRVQDQRLFMFKPFEIPLEGSAEHVNHDVIPFKGQKLLQYENNSVSRSSRMVEEQSRKRTRRRSSVSQENRNVTDAECELYYGISHDASMAQKHESCYHQREDKYKILIDSFDHEGGNRERSCYLTVKSSINVIRCGYDSMGFVWRCNSNSNISKKCCLEHPHYFYFRDRNESLEHISSTPKTKDHPMQSTKEAKTDQHRPDFCKDSIRCKLRGEARNEAHLPCLRAMTMPNARPVEIATDNMFRSNSFPLDTPRSCRHIHPKLPDYDELTAKFMALKRENLQRRASQ from the exons ATGGTTGAAGTGTATGATCTCGTCGGCAGTTTCAGTGAATTCATAATAATGAATCTTCGATACATCAGAAAACACAA GGACTGTCCAAATGACATCAATGAAGCAGTATCAACTCTAATTTTCACATCAGCAAGACTAGGCGATTTACCGGAGCTCCTAGCGCTTAGGAAGCTGTTTGCAGAACGATATGGTCTCAGTTTTGTTACGGCTTCACTCGAATTACTCCCTGGAAATCTTGTAAACAATCAG ATAAAAGAGAATCTTGTTTACACAAAAAAAGTGACTGATGATGTGAAATACAAATTGCTGGATGAAATAGCTAGCAGTTGTGTTGAACCAGGACCCTTGTTTCTTGAATACAAACCATCCGACTCGCTTGAAAACGGG GAAACCCAAACTAACACTACTCGAATTTCTAGCAATGAGATTCAGACAGGCAAAGCTAATGGAAAAATTTGTAATATCGCGACACAAACGGAAGGAAAGATTGTAAACATTGATTATCAATCTGATAGATTGAGAGAAGATGAGAAAATTTCCCCAAATGCAATCCAGTTATCAGTTCTTGGCGAAAATAAGATACTTGGAAAGCCTTCATATAACGGAAACGACTCATTTTCTTCATCGTCTTCTTCAGAAACCTCATCTAGACTACCTGCGGAAATGATATATCTAGATGACATTGAGGAGTTTGTATCCCCAGCGACCAAGAATGGACGTGTCCAAGATCAGAGGCTATTTATGTTCAAACCATTCGAAATCCCTTTGGAAGGGTCAGCAGAACATGTTAATCATGATGTCATTCCTTTTAAGGGACAAAAGCTTTTGCAGTATGAAAACAATTCAGTATCAAGAAGCTCAAGAATGGTAGAAGAACAGAGCAGAAAAAGAACGAGGCGAAGATCATCGGTTTCTCAAGAAAATAGAAACGTGACAGATGCCGAATGCGAGCTATACTATGGCATCTCTCACGATGCATCAATGGCTCAAAAACACGAATCCTGCTATCATCAAAGAGAAGATAAATACAAGATTTTAATAGATTCATTTGATCATGAAGGAGGAAACAGAGAGAGAAGTTGCTATCTCACAGTCAAGAGCAGCATTAATGTCATAAGGTGTGGCTATGATAGTATGGGATTTGTCTGGAGATGCAATTCCAATTCAAATATCTCCAAGAAATGCTGTTTAGAACATCCCCATTACTTCTATTTTCGAGACAGAAACGAGTCCTTGGAACATATCTCTTCAACACCGAAAACAAAGGATCATCCAATGCAATCTACAAAGGAAGCAAAGACTGATCAGCATAGGCCAGATTTCTGCAAAGATTCTATTAGATGCAAGTTGCGAGGCGAGGCGAGAAACGAGGCTCATTTGCCGTGTTTAAGGGCAATGACTATGCCAAATGCCAGGCCAGTTGAGATTGCTACGGATAACATGTTCAGATCAAACTCATTTCCACTAGATACTCCCCGTTCGTGCCGCCATATCCATCCAAAGCTCCCGGATTATGATGAACTCACCGCGAAGTTCATGGCGCTCAAACGAGAAAACCTTCAACGACGAGCAAGCCAATAA